The Fibrobacter sp. genome window below encodes:
- a CDS encoding sporulation protein, giving the protein MSLSEVIKTALDQIQSIAKTETVIGDPIKAGDVTLIPVSRISIGFAAGGGGKDQKFGTGAGTGGGININPIAFITITGEKVQVLPVEPGEPYINKIMSLAPDIMSKISKYLKKKDELKSDQEEK; this is encoded by the coding sequence ATGTCACTTTCAGAGGTAATTAAAACTGCTCTTGATCAAATCCAGAGTATAGCCAAAACAGAAACGGTTATTGGGGACCCAATCAAAGCAGGAGATGTCACTCTGATTCCCGTATCACGCATCTCTATCGGGTTTGCGGCTGGAGGCGGAGGAAAAGATCAGAAATTCGGAACTGGCGCAGGCACCGGAGGGGGTATAAATATCAATCCGATCGCCTTTATCACCATCACAGGTGAGAAGGTACAGGTGCTTCCTGTGGAGCCTGGTGAGCCGTATATAAATAAGATCATGTCTCTTGCTCCTGATATAATGAGCAAAATCTCTAAATATCTGAAGAAAAAGGACGAACTCAAATCTGATCAAGAGGAAAAATAA